CCTGACATTTTAAGTGAGGAAAATCCTCCCTTAGCAATAGCGGCGCCCGCTAACCCCCCAATAAGCGCATGAGATGAGCTGGATGGAAGCCCATAAAACCAAGTAACCAAATTCCAGAAGATGGCACCAATCAATGCGGCTAGAATAAAATGGACATCAACAAAATCAGACGCAATCAAACCACTGCCAATAGTTTTTGCTACCGTGAGATTAAATACTAAGAATGAGATGAAATTAAAAAAAGCGGCCCATATGACTGCTTGCTTGGGGGAGAGAACCTTGGTGGTCACAATAGTAGCTATAGAGTTTGCGGCATCATGAAAGCCGTTGATAAAGTCAAAGATATAAGCAACTAAAATAACAAAAAGTGTAAATAAAATAGCTGTGTCCATAGCAATAGCTCCTTGTGCCATAGCTTGATAACCTAACGAAAACACAGCCTACCTAGAATAGTTTATCTTGGGTGAGCAATGCGAAATCTCTACGCTCTGCTTTGGATGAAACTGAGGTTTTGCAATCTTATCCTACTCCATTCAATCCTTAGTTTCGTATTTGCTCTGTTTCCTCAGGCTACTAAACATAGTAACTACTTTTAGTCATTAATTTAGATACTACACGCATTAATTGTTTAACCATGTAAGGGAGTTCAATTGCTCCAGCGTTCAACGCTGAAGCTGCATGTCGTTCTTCGTCTTCTTTCATTTTAACGAGAATCGCATGTGATTTTTTATCTTTTGGGGGTAATTTTTGTAAATGACATCTTAAATGATCTGAAACTTGGCGCTCCGTTTCGGCAACAAAACCTAAACTTACTTTATCTCCAGCAAAACCAGCAAATGCTCCTAATAAAATTGAACCAGCATACCAGAAAGGATTTAATATACTTGGTTTTGAACCGAGCTCAGCCAATCGTACTTCACACCAAGCTAGATGATCGATTTCTTCAGCGGCTGCATCACTCATTTGTTTTTTAATATGGGTTAAATGTGCTGTTAAGGCTTGGCCTTGATACAGGGCTTGGGCACAGACTTCCCCTGCATGATTGACACGCATAAGACCCGCTACATGTTTCTTTTCTTTAATAGAAAGATCGATGTCAGTAAATGATTCTGCTGGGGATGGACGAGTATTTATCCGCTGCGCTGGGGGAAATAAAGTACGTAGCGCATTGTCTACTTCGGCGATTAGGGTTTCCAGTATA
The DNA window shown above is from Legionella sp. PC997 and carries:
- the coq7 gene encoding 2-polyprenyl-3-methyl-6-methoxy-1,4-benzoquinone monooxygenase — its product is MSILETLIAEVDNALRTLFPPAQRINTRPSPAESFTDIDLSIKEKKHVAGLMRVNHAGEVCAQALYQGQALTAHLTHIKKQMSDAAAEEIDHLAWCEVRLAELGSKPSILNPFWYAGSILLGAFAGFAGDKVSLGFVAETERQVSDHLRCHLQKLPPKDKKSHAILVKMKEDEERHAASALNAGAIELPYMVKQLMRVVSKLMTKSSYYV